The following nucleotide sequence is from Austwickia chelonae.
GAGGAACGCACGTCACCGGGCGGAACATGCCCGGAGACCACTGTCACCCCTTGAGAGAGCGAACGGTGGGTCACCGGCACTCCGGCCAACGCCGGACCGGCGATCGCCGAGGACACTCCCGGTACGATCCGCACCGGCACCCCCCGCTCGCGGCAGGCCAGGGCTTCTTCCCCGCCGCGGCCGAAGACGAAGTTGTCACCTCCCTTGAAACGCACCACCCTGCGGCCGGCCTGGGCGTGCTCGATCAGCAATTCGTTGATCCGCTCCTGCGGGGTGTACTCCCCCCGCGGGATCTTGCCGACGTCGATCAGCACGGCCTCCGGTGGTGCTTCCGCGAGTGCGGCCAGCGGAGCCAGCCGGTCGTAGATCACGACGTCGGCGGCTCGCAGCTCGGCCAGGGCGGCTACGGTCAGCAGGTCGGGGTCACCGGGTCCGCCACCCACCAGGACCACTTCGCCGTGGGTCCGCGGCGCAGGTTCCGTCTCTTGTGCTCGTTCGCGGCAGGAGATCACCAGGTCGTAGGCGGCGTGGTCTGCGTGGGTGCACAGGGTGACGAGCCCCCGTTGGGCGAGGTCCCTCAGAGAGGTCGTCGCGTCATCGGCAGCCACCTCGACCTGGGCTCCGGCAGCCAGGAGTCGGTGTGCCATGGCGGGGAGTTCGGGCCCCGACCCGGTGAGGAGTACCCGCCTTCCGGAGACTTCCAGGTGAAGTGAGCCGGTCACCACTCGATCCCCTTCTGGCCTTTCTGCCCTTCGTCGAAGGGGTGTTTGATCTTGGTCATCTCCGTCACGAGTTGCGCGATCTCCAGGACGGGTTCGGGGCAGCGACGGCCGGTGATGACGACATGTTGGTGGCCGGGGCGTTCCTGCAGGGTGGTGACCACGTCGTCGACGTCGATCCATCCCCAGGCCATGGGGTAGGTGAATTCGTCGAGGACGTACAGCTGGTGGGTCTGGGCGGCGATCCGGCGTTTCACTTCCGTCCAGCCTTCTGCGGCAGCGGCGGCGTGGTCGACCTCGCTGCCTTCTTTACGGGTCCAGGACCAACCCGAGCCCATCTTGTGCCATTCGACAGGGCCACCTTCGCCGGTCTGTTCGTGTACCCGGTGCAGGGTCTCGAAGACGCTCTGTTCGCCGATCCGCCATTTCGCGCTCTTCACGAACTGGAAGATCCCGATCGACCATCCTTGGTTCCAGCCACGCATCGCCATGCCGAAAGCGGCGGTCGATTTGCCTTTTCCCTCGCCGGTGTTCACGGCCAGGATCGGGCGGTGGCGCCTCTCCCGCGTCGTCAACCCGTCCTTGGGGTCGACGACGATCTGCCCCTTCATCAGGCGACATCCTTTCTACTGACGTGGCTCCGTGGAGCCCCCGGGTGACGCTGCTCGTCGGCCCGGGCATGACGGTCACGAGTGTGTTCGTGGACCACGTTCACGATGGCATTCGCCGCGACCTCGTCGAGGCGCAGGTATTGCGCGTCCAGGTGGGCGGCGAGGCTGGCTGCCATTCCCAGGCGGACCCGTCCCGATTCGCAGTCGACCACCACGGTGTCGATCTGGGCGGCGCGTAGCTGGTCGGCGACGGCTTGGGCTCGGGGGCGGGCGTCTCGTCCGGAGGTGGCCCGGCCGTCGGTGACGACGACCAGCAGTGGGCGTCGGTGCGGGTCGCGGAGCCGTTCGAGGGCCAGGACCCGTCCGGCTTCGAGGAGCCCTTCGGCGAGGGGGGTCCGTCCGCCGTGGGGAAGGTCGGCCAGGCGGCGGGCGGCGATGTCGACCGACGAGGTGGGTGGCAGGACGAGTTCTGCGTCGTCGCCGCGGAAGGTGATCAGACCGACCTTGTCGCGGCGCTGGTAGGCGTCGAGCAGGAGCGCGAGAACGGCACCTTTGACGGCGCTCATCCGTTTCCGGGCCGCCATCGATCCCGAGGCGTCGACGGCGAGGAGGACCAGGTTCGATTCGCGGCCTTCGGTGCGGGACCGGCGGACGTCCTCACGGTGGAGGACGAGGGCGTCGCCTTCGCCGCGGCCTCGGCGGGGTTGGTGGGGTGCGGCGGCCCGGATCGTGGCGGGCAGGTGGATGCCTCCGACACCGGGAGCTTGCCGGGCCTGGTCGCCTGAGCCCGGGGCCACACCGATCACTTTGCCGACGCCGGTCAGGGCGCGGCTTCGTTTTCCGGCGGTTCCTCGTCCGGTGCCGCGGGCGGTCATCAGGCGGGCGCGGAAGGGGGCGTCGGGGACGGCGGTGCCCTGCGCGGTAGCGGCGCCCGGGACCGGGGTGTCCGTGGCGGGGGTCTCGGTGTCGCCGGGGTTCTCGGCGGTCGCGGAGGCTGGTTCGACGGACGGGTTTTCCTGGTGGGAGGCGTCCGTGCTCTGGGGTCCGTCTCCGGCGCGGGGCGCGGCCGGGGCGGGGTTCTTCTCCGCGTTGTCGGCTTCCGGTCCGGTGTCGGCTTCCGGTCCGGTGTCGGCGGGGTCGTCCTGCGGAGGTTGCGGGCCATGGCCGTCGGGGTCGTCCTGCGGGTCTTCGGGCTCGTCCGGTCCCAAGAGTTGTTCGAGGAGGTCTTCGTCCAGGCCGGGGGCGTCGAAGGGGTTGCGGCGGCGACGGTGTGGGAGTGCCAGCCGGGCAGCAGCCCGAATGTCCTCTCTGGTCACGGTGTCTCGTCCGGCCCAGGCTGCATGAGCGATCGCGGCACGGGCGGTGACCAGATCGGCACGCATCCCGTCGACGTCGAAGCCGGAACAGACCCGGGCGATGGTCAGGAGGGCGCTGTCGCCGAGACGGACTCGGGCGACGGCTTGTTGGGCGGTGGCGATCCGGTGGCGCAAGTCCGTCTGGGCGTCGGCGTAGCGGCGGGTGAAGCCGTCGGGGTCGGCGTCGAAGGCCATCCGTCGGCGGACGACCTCGACCCGGACGGCGGGTTCCCGGGGTGCGCTGACCTCGGCGGTGAGCCCGAAGCGGTCGAGCAGTTGGGGTCGCAGTTCGCCTTCTTCTGGATTCATCGTGCCGATGAGCATGAGGCGGGCGGCGTGGCTGAGGGATACACCTTCGCGTTCGACGGTGCAGCGGCCCATGGCAGCGGCGTCGAGGAGGAGGTCGACCAGGTGGTCGTGCAGCAGGTTGACCTCGTCGACGTAGAGGATGCCGCGGTGGGCGGCGGCCAGCAGACCTGGTTCGAAGGCGGTGCGGCCTTCACCGAGTGCTTGTTCGAGGTCGAGGGAGCCCAGGACGCGGTCCTCGGTGGCGCCGACGGGTAGTTCGACGAGCCGGGCGGGTCGGGTGGTGGTGCGGTCGGGGGCATCGGGCCCGGTGTGCGCCGGGTGGGGGCCGTCCGGGCATCGCGGATCGGGTTCCGCGGGGTCGCAGGCGAATCGGCAACCGGTGATGACGTCCTGGTCTGGCAGGAGGGCGGCGAGCCCGCGGACGGCGGTGGATTTCGCGGTGCCCTTTTCGCCGCGGACGAGGACCCCGCCGATCTCCGGGGAGATCGCGCACAGGGTCAGGGCCAGGGTCATGTCGTCGGCGCCGACGACGGCGGCGAAGGGGTAGGTCGTCATACCGGGCCTCCTGCGGGTGCCTCGCCCGCTCTGGTTCGGGCCGGAGACGGGTGACATCTCCGGCAGCGGGATAGACGTCCTGACTCACGGCGTCGAGCTACCGTTCACAGTGGCGGGACCGTTCCGGATTCGCACCGGATTCCTCCACCCTCGCCGTGGCGATTCTCGCATGACGCCGACAGGTTGTCGGCATCGTCAGTGGCAGCGGGCCCGTGGTCGGGTCGGTGGCTGCCGGTCGGGTCGTGTTCTGCGTTGTCGATCGGGGGCGTGTCCGCTCGGGGTGGTCACTCGGCGAGGTCGGCGGCCAGGACGATGGCGAGGCGGTCGACCAGGCCGGTCAGGGTGCGCAGCTCGTCCGGGTCCATCCCGGTGAACCGGCGACGGTCGGCGGCGGTGACGGCTTCGCGGGCGCGGCCCAGGGTGGCGCGCCCTTCGTCGGTCAGTTGGACGAGGACGAGTCGTTGGTCGTCGCCGTGGCTGCCGGTACGGATCATTCCGACGTTCTCCAGGCGGGCGACAACCCGCGAGGTGTTGCCCCGGGTGCAGAGCATCCGTTCGGCGAGTCGGCTGACGGGCAGTCCCTCGTCCGGCCCGTCGTCGAGGGTGCGGAGCATGGCGTACTGGGTGGTGGTGACGGCTTGGGCGGACAGGGCCCGTCGTTCTCCGTCGTCGAGGAGGACGTACACCCGTTGCAGTTGTCGGGCCAGATCGGTCATGGGCCGCTCCTGGATGCGTGGGGGGACGGCCGACGCGCGGATCCGGTGAGCGCGAAATCGTGGACGGGACGGGCCGGTCGTGCCTATCGTGCTTTTGGTGACTAGTAATCAAACTAGCATCACGGCATTTCCGCCGACACGGCAGCGACCGAGTCCCCACCGGCCGCCCTCCTCCGAGGAGCAGCTCCCATGCCTCACCGTCGCGTCCCCCACCTCCTGATCACCCTCTGTCTCGGCGCGACCGGGCTGACCGCCGTCACCACACAGGCCGCCCAACCCGCCACGGACGGGCCCGACCGCAGCGCTTCCGCGCGCGCCACCGAAAGCCACCGTCGCATCGGCGACACCCTCGCCGACGACCTGACCGGGTCGGTCATCTACCAGGTCGTCACCGACCGCTTCGCCAATGCCGACCCCACCAACGACGCCCCGGCCGCCAGCCCCGGCACCGCCAGCCCCGACAGATCCAACTGGCGGCTCTACTGGGGCGGCGACTTCGCCGGAGTCGCCGCGCGCATCCCCTACCTGAAAGGGCTCGGAGTCGGCGCCCTGTGGATCTCACCGCCGGTCCAGAACATCCCGGTGTCCGTGCCCGCCAAACCGACCCCGATGGCCGGCTACCACGGCTACTGGGGCATGGACTTCTTCGCCCCCGACCCCCACTTCGGCTCCTGGCAGGACTTCGACCGGATGGTCGCCACCGCCCACGACGCCGGGATCAAGATCATCATGGACTGGGCCCCCAATCACACCAGCCCCGCCGATGTCGCCGACAGCTCGTACGGCGTCGCCGGACGCCTCCAACGCGCAGGGCAGACCCTGGCCACGTACCACGACGACCCCGAAGGGTACTTCCACCACCACGGTGGCATCACCGACTACCAGGACCTCTACCAGGCCCAGTACCGCAATCTTTTCGACCTGGCCGACCTCGCGCAGGAAAAACCCCAGGTGACCACCTACCTGAAGGAGGCCGTCGACACCTGGCTGGCCCACGGCGTCGACGCCATCCGGATGGACGCCGTCAAACACATGCCCAGCGGATGGCTCACCGGATACACCAACCACATCCAGTCGCACCGAGGCACCTTCGTCTTCGGCGAATGGGCCGACCCGTCCTCCTCCCCCTTGTGGAAGGACCAGGTCACCTTCGCGAACACCAGCGGGATGTCCCTGCAGAACTTCGACCTCAACTCCGCCCTGCGTGCCGGTTTCGCCGAGGGACGATCCCTACGGGCACTGGACGCGACCGTCTCCCGACAGCAGTCGTCCTTCACCTATCCGCACACCCTGATCAACTTCGTCGACAGTCAGGACATCCCCCGTTTCCTGTCGATCAATCCGGACACCTCGCTGCTCGACCAGGCCACCGTCGCCGCGATGACCCTGCCGGGTATCCCGTCGATCTACTACGGCGACGAGTCCTATCTCCATGACGACGCCACGAACCCCTTCGGCCAGGTCGGTGGCGACCCGTACAACCGGCCCATGATGGCCGGGTTCGACCAGGGCACCCGCAATGCTGCGATCGTCCGGAAGCTGTCCGAACTCCGCCGGAACAACCCCGCACTCCGTTTCGGGCGCTCGACCCAACGATGGCTGGACGACGACATCTACGTCTACGAACGACGCTTCGCCGGGAACACCGCCCTCGTCGCCGTCAACAAGAGCCGGACCGAAGAACGACTGCTCTCCGGGCTACGCACCGCACTACCGCCCGGGCAGCACCCCGACCGTCTCGGCGGACAGCTCGGCGGAGGCACCCTCACCGTCATCGGCGACGGCGACGGCGACGGCGACCAGGACCATCCCACCGGTGAATACGTCCTGCGCCCCGGGCAAGCCGCCGTCTGGGCCGTCACCGCGCAGGACCCCGACGGCCCGCAGATCGGCAGCATCGGCCCCACCGCCGGGCACGCCGGCAGCCGCACCGCCCTGACCGGGATCGGTTTCGGCCAGGACCACGGCCAGGTCACCGTCGGTGGACGCCCCGCCACCGTGAACTCGTGGGCCCCCCACCGGATCGAGGTCGTCCTGCCCGACGGGGTCGCTCCCGGGCAGAGCACGGTCGAGGTCAAGGATACTCAGGGCCGCGGCGGGAACAGCATCCCGTATCTCGTCCGCACCGGACCACTCACCCCGGTGACCGTCACCGTGACCGGTGCGCCCCTCGGCCCCGGCGACCAGCTCTTCCTCACCGGTGATGTCGCCGAGCTGGGCTCCTGGAGCACCGACCCTCCGGCCTGCCCCGGGCCGATGCTCTCCCCCGGTGACGGCAGCCGGACGCTGATGGTCGCGCTGCCTGCCGGACGCCATGTCGAGTTCAAAGCCGTCGTCCGCCGCCCGGACGGCTCCCTCACCTGGGAGAGCGGGGAGAACCACCGCTACGACGTGCCGACGAGCGCGACCGGAAGCAGCACCATCGCCTTCCGGCGTTGAGCACCACCGCCCCACACCGCACGACGAACGGAACAGCACAGCACACCACCCCTCGAAGGACGAAAACCATGCATGCACGCAGCAGCGCCGCTGCCATCACCCTGACCGCTCTGATCCTGGGCGTCTCCGCCTGCGGCGGAAACAGCCGGCAATCTGCCGGTGGGAACGAGACCCACACCGGGTCGACCACGCCCGCCCAGCTGTCCACCAAGGACCCTGCCCGGGACGCCGACGCCGACCTGGTCATCTGGTGCGACAACCAACGCGCCCCCGTGATCGCCGGCTTCGCCAAGAAGTTCGCCGACGAGCAGAAGATCAAGGTCGCCGTGCAGGTCGCCACCGACGTCCGCCAGGCCTTCACCGACGCCACCAAGGTCGGCAAAGGCCCCGACATCGTCGTCGGCCCGCACGACCTGGTCGGCCCCTTCGTCCAGAATGCCGTCGTCAAACCGGTGAACCTCTCCCCCGACACGGTGCGCAGGTTCAACCCCGACGCCATCGCCGGGGCCACCTTCGGCGGCCAGCTCTACGGCACGCCGTACGCCGTGGAGAACATCGCCCTGGTCCGCAACACCACCCTGGCGCCGGAGGCCCCGGCCACCGTCGACGACCTGGTCGCCCACGGCAAGAAAGTCGTCGCCGACGGTCGGGCCAAGATGCCGCTGATCCACGTGGTCGGCAAGGTCGGTGACGCCTACTACGTCTACCCGTGGCTCGCCGCGTACGGCGGTGGCTTCTTCGAACGCAAGGACAACGGCGAGTACGACCCGGCCAAGCTGACCGTCGCCAGCCCGGGTGCGATCAAGGGTGCCCAGCTCCTGGCCCGCCTGGGGCAGGAGAAGGTCCTGTCCACCAATGTCGCCGGGGAGAACGCCGACGCCCTCTTCGACGCCGGCGACGCGCCGTACTTCATCACCGGCCCCTGGTCGATCGACAAGGCGAAGAAAGCCGGCATCAAGTACGCCATCAGTAACCTTCCGGTCGCTCCCGGCGGAGAATCCCTGAAATCGCTGCTCGGCGTCCAGCTGTTCTACGTCTCGGCCAAGGCGAAGAACTCCGCCGTCGCCGAAGAGTTCGTGACCTCCTTCGTGCCCCGCAAGGAGACCCAGATCGGGCTCTTCGACGCCGGGCGACGCCCGCCGGCCCTGACCGAGGCCTACGAGGAGATCGCCCGACGTGACCCCGACGTCAAGGCCTGGCACGAGGCCGCCCGTGGCGGAGCCCCCATGCCGAACATCCCTGCCATGAACGCCGTCTGGGGCCCGCTCGGCCAGGCCTCGGCCGATGTCATCTCCGGCGCGGCCCAGCCCGCGGAACGCTTCGCCGCCGCCGCCACGGAGATCAGCACCGCGATCGCCCCACGCTGATGACCCCCCGCCGGTACCTCGTGCGCGGGCTGATCTGGCTCGCGATCGTCGCCGTCCTGCTGCTGCTCGCCAGGATCGCCCACTCCTTCGTCGCCTCCGGGCGCTGGATCGGGGTCGTCCTCGCCGCGACCCTGGCCGTGGCCGTCCTGGCGGTCTACGGCACGCGGCGGGCCGTCCCGCTGAAATATCTGCTGCCCGGCCTGGTGCTGATGCTGGCCCTGCAGATCTGGCCGATCGCCTACACCGTGGTCACCTCGGCCACGAATGCCGGTGACGGTCACGCCCTGACGAAGGCGCAGTCGATCGACACGATCGTGGCCGGCTCCGTGCACGAGGTGCCCGGCTCACCCCGCTACCGGCTCAGCGTCGCCGTCCGCTCCGGGCAGGACCCGGCGAGTGCTGCCCCGACCTATCTGCTGGTCGCCCCGGACGGCGGGCTCTTCACGGGGACATCTTCCGGGCTGAGTCCGTTGGCGGCCGATCAGGTTTCCCTCTCCGGTGGCCGGATCACCGCGGCCGAGGGCTATCACCTGCTCGATGTGCGCACGGTCAATGCGCGCAAGGATCTGGCCTCGTTCGCCGTACCGACGTCTTCGGGAGGGGGGATCAAACGGGTCGGTCTGTCCGAGGCTTTCGAGGGGCGGCCCACGATCCGGTACGACGAGGCTGCCGACGCTCTGGTGGACACGGAGAAGGGCACCGTCTATCGGGCGCGGGACGCCCGTTGGGTCGGTGACGACGGCCAGGCGCTGCCGCAGGGGTGGAAGGAGTACGTCGGGGCCGCCAATTTCACCACGATCGCGACCGACCCGGTGCTGCGTGGCGGTTTCCTGGGGATCCTGGTCTGGAATATCGCGTTCGCGGCGTTGTCGGTGGTCCTGCAGTTCGGGGTGGGGATGCTCATCGCCCTGTTGTTGGACGACGAGCGGATCCGCGGTCGGGGGGTGATCCGTTCGATCCTGATCCTGCCGTACGCGCTGCCCGGCTTCGTCACGGCTTTGGTCTGGTTGTCCTTGTTCAACCAGGACTACGGGCTGGTCAACGGTTTGTCGGGATGGCAGGTCGACTGGTTGGGCGATCCTGGGTGGGCGCGGGTCGCCGTCCTGGTCGCCAGCACGTGGATGGGGTTCCCCTACATGTTCCTGATCTGCACGGGGGCTTTGCAGTCGATCTCCGGGGAGGTGCTCGATGCGGCCCGGGTGGACGGTGCTTCGGGTTGGCGCACGTTGACGTCGGTGCGGCTGCCGTTGTTGTTGGTGTCGACCGGGCCGCTGTTGTTGGCCTCGTTCAGCTTCAATTTCAACAATTTCGGGTTGATCTATCTGCTCACCGGGGGTGGCCCGTTCCGGTCGGGCAATACCACCGTTGGTTCGACCGATCTGCTCATCACCTATGCCTTCCGGTTGGCCTTCGGCGGGAGTTCGCCGAACTACGGTCTGGCGTCGGCGATCTCGCTGGTGATCTTCGCGCTGGTGGCGGCGCTGTCCTGGTTCGGTTTCCGTCGTACTGCGGCTTTGGAGGAGATCTCGTGACCACGTCGACTGCCCGTCCCCGCCGCCGGCACCGTTTCCGTGGGCTGTGGTGGCGTTATCTGCTGATCGTGCTCGTCCTGGCGTGGACGCTCTTCCCGGTGGTCTTCATCGTCTCGGCGGCGGTCGATCCGGCGGGGAACCTGGTGACCAGTTCGTTGTGGCCGTCGGCGGTGTCGGCGGGCAATCTGCGTGACCTGTTGTCGAATCCGCATCATCCGTTCCTGGCGTGGTATCGCACGTCCTTGCTGGTGGCCGGGGTGGCGAGTGTGGTGACGGTGTTCTTGTCGGCGTGTGCGGCCTATGCCTTCTCCCGGTTGCGTTTCCCGGGGAGGCGTCCGGGGTTGTTCGGGCTGTTGTTGGTGCAGATGTTCCCGGCGATCCTGTCCTTCGTGGCCTTGTACGGCACCTTCGCGGCCTTGGGCGATGCGGTCCCGGCGTTGGGGCTGGGCACTCCGGCCGGGTTGATCCTGGCCTATCTGGGTGGGGCGATGGGCGCCAATGTGTGGCTGTTGAAGGGTTATTTCGACACCCTGCCGCGGGAGCTCGACGAGGCCGCGGTGCTGGACGGTTGTTCCCATCTGCGGATCTTCCTCGACATCACGTTGCGCTTGGCCCGGCCGATCCTGGTCACCGTGCTGATGGTGTCCTTCGTGTCGGTGTACAGCGAGTTCCTCCTGGCCGGGATCTTCCTGACCGACCCGGACCGGCAGACCCTCGCCGTGGGGCTGAATGCGATGTTGCGCGCCGACCGCAACCAGTACCTGGGCCAGTTCGCCGCCGGGGCCCTGTTGGCTTCGGCGCCGGTGGTCCTGATCTATCTC
It contains:
- the cobO gene encoding cob(I)yrinic acid a,c-diamide adenosyltransferase, producing MKGQIVVDPKDGLTTRERRHRPILAVNTGEGKGKSTAAFGMAMRGWNQGWSIGIFQFVKSAKWRIGEQSVFETLHRVHEQTGEGGPVEWHKMGSGWSWTRKEGSEVDHAAAAAEGWTEVKRRIAAQTHQLYVLDEFTYPMAWGWIDVDDVVTTLQERPGHQHVVITGRRCPEPVLEIAQLVTEMTKIKHPFDEGQKGQKGIEW
- a CDS encoding MarR family winged helix-turn-helix transcriptional regulator → MTDLARQLQRVYVLLDDGERRALSAQAVTTTQYAMLRTLDDGPDEGLPVSRLAERMLCTRGNTSRVVARLENVGMIRTGSHGDDQRLVLVQLTDEGRATLGRAREAVTAADRRRFTGMDPDELRTLTGLVDRLAIVLAADLAE
- a CDS encoding ABC transporter permease subunit, translating into MTPRRYLVRGLIWLAIVAVLLLLARIAHSFVASGRWIGVVLAATLAVAVLAVYGTRRAVPLKYLLPGLVLMLALQIWPIAYTVVTSATNAGDGHALTKAQSIDTIVAGSVHEVPGSPRYRLSVAVRSGQDPASAAPTYLLVAPDGGLFTGTSSGLSPLAADQVSLSGGRITAAEGYHLLDVRTVNARKDLASFAVPTSSGGGIKRVGLSEAFEGRPTIRYDEAADALVDTEKGTVYRARDARWVGDDGQALPQGWKEYVGAANFTTIATDPVLRGGFLGILVWNIAFAALSVVLQFGVGMLIALLLDDERIRGRGVIRSILILPYALPGFVTALVWLSLFNQDYGLVNGLSGWQVDWLGDPGWARVAVLVASTWMGFPYMFLICTGALQSISGEVLDAARVDGASGWRTLTSVRLPLLLVSTGPLLLASFSFNFNNFGLIYLLTGGGPFRSGNTTVGSTDLLITYAFRLAFGGSSPNYGLASAISLVIFALVAALSWFGFRRTAALEEIS
- a CDS encoding putative cobaltochelatase, whose translation is MTTYPFAAVVGADDMTLALTLCAISPEIGGVLVRGEKGTAKSTAVRGLAALLPDQDVITGCRFACDPAEPDPRCPDGPHPAHTGPDAPDRTTTRPARLVELPVGATEDRVLGSLDLEQALGEGRTAFEPGLLAAAHRGILYVDEVNLLHDHLVDLLLDAAAMGRCTVEREGVSLSHAARLMLIGTMNPEEGELRPQLLDRFGLTAEVSAPREPAVRVEVVRRRMAFDADPDGFTRRYADAQTDLRHRIATAQQAVARVRLGDSALLTIARVCSGFDVDGMRADLVTARAAIAHAAWAGRDTVTREDIRAAARLALPHRRRRNPFDAPGLDEDLLEQLLGPDEPEDPQDDPDGHGPQPPQDDPADTGPEADTGPEADNAEKNPAPAAPRAGDGPQSTDASHQENPSVEPASATAENPGDTETPATDTPVPGAATAQGTAVPDAPFRARLMTARGTGRGTAGKRSRALTGVGKVIGVAPGSGDQARQAPGVGGIHLPATIRAAAPHQPRRGRGEGDALVLHREDVRRSRTEGRESNLVLLAVDASGSMAARKRMSAVKGAVLALLLDAYQRRDKVGLITFRGDDAELVLPPTSSVDIAARRLADLPHGGRTPLAEGLLEAGRVLALERLRDPHRRPLLVVVTDGRATSGRDARPRAQAVADQLRAAQIDTVVVDCESGRVRLGMAASLAAHLDAQYLRLDEVAANAIVNVVHEHTRDRHARADEQRHPGAPRSHVSRKDVA
- a CDS encoding alpha-amylase family glycosyl hydrolase; translation: MPHRRVPHLLITLCLGATGLTAVTTQAAQPATDGPDRSASARATESHRRIGDTLADDLTGSVIYQVVTDRFANADPTNDAPAASPGTASPDRSNWRLYWGGDFAGVAARIPYLKGLGVGALWISPPVQNIPVSVPAKPTPMAGYHGYWGMDFFAPDPHFGSWQDFDRMVATAHDAGIKIIMDWAPNHTSPADVADSSYGVAGRLQRAGQTLATYHDDPEGYFHHHGGITDYQDLYQAQYRNLFDLADLAQEKPQVTTYLKEAVDTWLAHGVDAIRMDAVKHMPSGWLTGYTNHIQSHRGTFVFGEWADPSSSPLWKDQVTFANTSGMSLQNFDLNSALRAGFAEGRSLRALDATVSRQQSSFTYPHTLINFVDSQDIPRFLSINPDTSLLDQATVAAMTLPGIPSIYYGDESYLHDDATNPFGQVGGDPYNRPMMAGFDQGTRNAAIVRKLSELRRNNPALRFGRSTQRWLDDDIYVYERRFAGNTALVAVNKSRTEERLLSGLRTALPPGQHPDRLGGQLGGGTLTVIGDGDGDGDQDHPTGEYVLRPGQAAVWAVTAQDPDGPQIGSIGPTAGHAGSRTALTGIGFGQDHGQVTVGGRPATVNSWAPHRIEVVLPDGVAPGQSTVEVKDTQGRGGNSIPYLVRTGPLTPVTVTVTGAPLGPGDQLFLTGDVAELGSWSTDPPACPGPMLSPGDGSRTLMVALPAGRHVEFKAVVRRPDGSLTWESGENHRYDVPTSATGSSTIAFRR
- the cobA gene encoding uroporphyrinogen-III C-methyltransferase is translated as MTGSLHLEVSGRRVLLTGSGPELPAMAHRLLAAGAQVEVAADDATTSLRDLAQRGLVTLCTHADHAAYDLVISCRERAQETEPAPRTHGEVVLVGGGPGDPDLLTVAALAELRAADVVIYDRLAPLAALAEAPPEAVLIDVGKIPRGEYTPQERINELLIEHAQAGRRVVRFKGGDNFVFGRGGEEALACRERGVPVRIVPGVSSAIAGPALAGVPVTHRSLSQGVTVVSGHVPPGDVRSSVDWAALARCGTTLVILMGMHALPQITDELVRAGMSADTPAATIADAALPTMRVVRSTVAGLAAAVAEAGLGAPAVTVIGEVAGMDLLSVAVEAVAAQG
- a CDS encoding sugar ABC transporter permease, which codes for MTTSTARPRRRHRFRGLWWRYLLIVLVLAWTLFPVVFIVSAAVDPAGNLVTSSLWPSAVSAGNLRDLLSNPHHPFLAWYRTSLLVAGVASVVTVFLSACAAYAFSRLRFPGRRPGLFGLLLVQMFPAILSFVALYGTFAALGDAVPALGLGTPAGLILAYLGGAMGANVWLLKGYFDTLPRELDEAAVLDGCSHLRIFLDITLRLARPILVTVLMVSFVSVYSEFLLAGIFLTDPDRQTLAVGLNAMLRADRNQYLGQFAAGALLASAPVVLIYLAFQRQLVSGLTQGSTK
- a CDS encoding sugar ABC transporter substrate-binding protein, translated to MHARSSAAAITLTALILGVSACGGNSRQSAGGNETHTGSTTPAQLSTKDPARDADADLVIWCDNQRAPVIAGFAKKFADEQKIKVAVQVATDVRQAFTDATKVGKGPDIVVGPHDLVGPFVQNAVVKPVNLSPDTVRRFNPDAIAGATFGGQLYGTPYAVENIALVRNTTLAPEAPATVDDLVAHGKKVVADGRAKMPLIHVVGKVGDAYYVYPWLAAYGGGFFERKDNGEYDPAKLTVASPGAIKGAQLLARLGQEKVLSTNVAGENADALFDAGDAPYFITGPWSIDKAKKAGIKYAISNLPVAPGGESLKSLLGVQLFYVSAKAKNSAVAEEFVTSFVPRKETQIGLFDAGRRPPALTEAYEEIARRDPDVKAWHEAARGGAPMPNIPAMNAVWGPLGQASADVISGAAQPAERFAAAATEISTAIAPR